In the Leptolyngbya sp. SIO1E4 genome, one interval contains:
- a CDS encoding DNA-directed RNA polymerase subunit beta', with protein MAEQGSNQPPMIFRNRVIDKKQLKKLVAWSFENFGTARTAQMADEIKNLGFRYATRAGVSISVEDLQVPAVKRELLEAADEEIRSTEERYTRGEITEVERFQKVIDTWNGTSEELKNQVVKNFRENNPLNSVYMMAFSGARGNISQVRQLVGMRGLMANPQGEIIDQPIRTNFREGLSVTEYVISSYGARKGLVDTALRTADSGYLTRRLVDVSQDVIIREKDCGTERGIPLSSMVAGERVLIPLSDRLLGRVLARDVLHPETGEVIATRNEALSQAKADFLCNAGVEDVFVRSALTCEATRSVCRYCYGWSLAHSEMVDLGEAVGIIAAQSIGEPGTQLTMRTFHTGGTFTGEMTPQVRAKREGVVELPAKFKGRAFRTRHGEDATILESVTKLVVQGSSGKQTETLPQGAILFVNSGDRVVKEQLLVEMPTSSRVRKVTEKATKDVTTDLSGEVKFAGLVQEEKTDRQGNTTRLAQRGGLLWVLSGEVYNLPPNAEPVVRNGDAIEKDGILAETRLTSERGGLVRLPTSTEGKEAREVEVITSSVLLDQAEVKMESGQGGEHYVIETASGQRFSLIATPGTKVANGGVVAELEDTQYHTATGGVVKYSGVETTKKGKGKQGYEVTKGGTLLWIPEETHEVNKDLSLLLVEDGQFVEAGTEVVKDIFCQSNGVVEVTQKNDILREIVVKPGDLHMVDNPEAIMDRDRTIVPAGEEVMPGLTPSSLCYLEYVESPEGPAILLRPVEEYTVPDEPTVPSQDSVSDAGSNIRLRAVQRISFKDGDRVKSVEGQELLRTQLVLEIGEESSHLEADIEQVPDENDPEMMRLQLVILESIIIRRDIVADQTQGSTLTRLLVEDGQQIDPGAVVARTEIQCKEAGEVRGIREGMEAIRRVLVVRDADRIQIDLAGQQTTVERGDLVVAGSEIAPGIRIDESGQVNQITDTHVVLRIARPYRVSTGAVLHIEDGDLVQRGDNLVLLVFERAKTGDIIQGLPRIEELLEARKPKEACVLAERPGSAQVNFTDDEAPDIKVVESDGVVTDYPLNPGQNLLINDGQQVEAAEPLTDGPANPHQILEVFFKYYISEGNGTHDAAMKSLQKVQTFLVNEVQSVYQSQGVDISDKHIEVIVRQMTSKARVEDGGDTTMLPGELMEIYQIEQVNEAMAITGGAPANYTPVLLGITKASLNTDSFISAASFQETTRVLTEAAIEGKSDWLRGLKENVIIGRLIPAGTGFNAYEEPAPVDVDSTVPYEGALIDDALARDVVLDDQTARTYELESGLGILQDDDIVGMPPEQTSGENGGKPALPNNAILADDVLIDDNSEAL; from the coding sequence ATGGCAGAGCAAGGGTCTAACCAACCTCCAATGATCTTCAGAAACCGGGTCATTGATAAGAAACAGCTGAAAAAGCTGGTGGCCTGGTCTTTTGAGAATTTTGGTACGGCTCGAACAGCCCAGATGGCTGACGAGATCAAAAACTTGGGCTTTCGATATGCTACTAGAGCTGGCGTATCCATTAGTGTTGAAGACTTGCAGGTGCCAGCAGTCAAGCGAGAATTGCTGGAAGCTGCAGACGAAGAAATTCGCTCGACAGAAGAACGGTATACTCGCGGAGAAATTACTGAAGTTGAGCGTTTTCAGAAGGTCATTGACACCTGGAATGGGACCAGTGAAGAACTCAAGAACCAGGTGGTTAAGAATTTCCGGGAAAATAACCCTTTGAACTCTGTCTATATGATGGCGTTTTCGGGAGCCCGAGGAAATATTTCCCAGGTACGCCAACTCGTTGGTATGCGGGGATTGATGGCGAACCCGCAGGGAGAAATCATTGACCAGCCCATCCGCACTAATTTTCGGGAAGGGTTGTCGGTTACTGAATATGTGATTTCGTCCTATGGTGCGCGTAAGGGACTGGTTGATACGGCCTTGCGGACAGCGGACTCTGGCTACTTGACTCGGCGTTTGGTGGATGTCTCTCAGGACGTCATCATTCGAGAAAAAGATTGTGGGACAGAGCGGGGCATACCCCTGAGCAGTATGGTGGCAGGGGAGCGGGTCTTGATTCCCCTCTCTGATCGCTTGCTTGGGCGCGTCTTGGCTCGAGATGTGCTTCATCCCGAAACGGGAGAGGTGATTGCGACGCGCAATGAGGCTTTATCACAAGCGAAAGCAGATTTTCTCTGCAATGCGGGCGTAGAAGATGTGTTCGTCCGTTCTGCGCTTACCTGCGAAGCCACACGTTCCGTCTGTCGCTATTGTTATGGCTGGAGCCTGGCCCATTCTGAAATGGTGGATTTGGGTGAAGCGGTGGGTATCATTGCAGCCCAGTCAATTGGGGAACCGGGAACCCAACTCACCATGCGGACTTTCCACACGGGGGGTACTTTTACAGGAGAAATGACTCCCCAGGTTCGAGCCAAACGTGAGGGCGTCGTTGAACTCCCCGCGAAATTTAAGGGGCGGGCTTTTCGAACTCGGCACGGGGAAGACGCGACGATTCTGGAAAGCGTCACCAAGTTAGTCGTGCAGGGCAGTTCTGGCAAACAAACTGAAACGCTGCCTCAAGGCGCTATCTTATTCGTCAATTCAGGCGATCGCGTGGTCAAAGAGCAGCTGTTGGTCGAAATGCCAACCTCTAGCCGCGTCAGGAAAGTAACTGAGAAAGCCACCAAAGACGTAACCACCGACCTCTCTGGGGAGGTCAAGTTTGCCGGGTTAGTTCAAGAAGAAAAAACTGATCGCCAGGGCAACACAACTCGATTAGCCCAACGAGGCGGATTGCTGTGGGTGTTATCCGGTGAAGTTTATAACCTCCCGCCGAATGCTGAGCCCGTGGTAAGAAACGGGGATGCCATTGAGAAAGACGGAATTCTGGCTGAAACGCGCCTGACGAGTGAGCGAGGGGGGTTGGTTCGCCTTCCAACCAGTACTGAAGGTAAAGAAGCTCGCGAAGTCGAGGTGATTACCTCTTCTGTACTGCTTGACCAGGCTGAAGTCAAGATGGAAAGTGGCCAAGGGGGTGAGCACTACGTCATCGAGACCGCCAGTGGTCAGCGTTTCTCCTTGATTGCCACCCCCGGCACCAAGGTCGCCAATGGTGGCGTGGTGGCTGAACTAGAGGATACGCAATACCACACAGCAACAGGTGGCGTCGTTAAGTATTCTGGTGTAGAAACGACAAAAAAAGGGAAGGGTAAGCAAGGATACGAGGTCACTAAGGGCGGAACCCTCCTGTGGATTCCTGAAGAAACCCATGAAGTGAATAAAGACCTTTCGCTACTGTTGGTGGAAGATGGCCAGTTTGTTGAAGCCGGCACCGAAGTGGTGAAGGATATCTTCTGTCAGAGCAATGGGGTCGTCGAAGTCACTCAGAAGAATGACATCCTGCGGGAAATTGTCGTTAAACCGGGTGACTTGCACATGGTCGATAATCCTGAAGCCATCATGGATCGCGATCGCACCATTGTGCCTGCTGGTGAAGAAGTGATGCCAGGGCTCACGCCTTCCTCACTCTGCTACCTAGAATATGTCGAGTCTCCAGAAGGGCCTGCTATTTTGCTGCGGCCGGTTGAAGAATATACCGTCCCTGACGAACCAACGGTACCTAGCCAAGATTCTGTCAGCGATGCCGGGAGCAATATTCGCTTACGCGCCGTACAGCGAATTTCTTTCAAGGATGGCGATCGCGTCAAGTCCGTTGAAGGACAAGAGCTGCTGCGCACCCAACTAGTGCTAGAAATTGGAGAAGAATCGTCTCATCTGGAAGCTGACATCGAGCAGGTTCCCGATGAAAATGACCCGGAAATGATGCGCCTGCAGTTGGTCATCCTAGAATCCATCATTATTCGTCGAGACATTGTTGCAGACCAGACCCAAGGCAGTACCCTAACGCGCCTGCTGGTGGAAGATGGTCAACAGATTGACCCCGGGGCTGTGGTTGCTCGCACTGAAATTCAGTGTAAGGAGGCTGGAGAAGTCCGAGGCATTCGTGAAGGGATGGAGGCTATTCGTCGGGTGCTGGTGGTGCGCGACGCAGACAGAATCCAGATAGACTTAGCAGGCCAGCAAACCACCGTCGAACGAGGAGATCTGGTCGTTGCAGGCAGTGAAATTGCCCCAGGTATCCGGATTGATGAATCAGGTCAGGTCAATCAAATCACCGATACCCATGTCGTGCTGAGAATTGCCCGTCCTTATCGTGTCTCGACAGGTGCGGTCTTACACATCGAAGATGGAGACTTGGTTCAACGTGGTGACAACCTGGTATTGCTAGTCTTTGAACGCGCTAAGACTGGTGACATCATTCAGGGTCTGCCGAGAATTGAGGAACTGCTGGAAGCCCGTAAACCCAAAGAAGCCTGCGTCTTAGCAGAACGGCCAGGGAGCGCCCAAGTCAACTTTACGGATGATGAAGCGCCAGATATCAAGGTCGTTGAATCTGATGGTGTGGTCACGGATTATCCGCTCAATCCGGGGCAGAACCTGCTGATCAACGATGGCCAGCAAGTTGAAGCAGCAGAACCGTTGACTGACGGCCCTGCGAACCCTCACCAGATTCTGGAGGTGTTCTTTAAGTACTACATCTCAGAAGGCAATGGCACCCACGATGCGGCCATGAAGAGCTTGCAGAAAGTGCAAACCTTCTTGGTGAACGAGGTGCAATCCGTTTATCAGTCCCAAGGGGTTGATATTTCGGACAAGCATATTGAAGTTATTGTTCGCCAAATGACCTCTAAGGCACGGGTAGAAGACGGTGGGGATACCACAATGCTGCCTGGTGAGTTGATGGAAATCTATCAGATTGAGCAGGTCAATGAAGCCATGGCGATCACGGGAGGAGCCCCGGCCAACTATACCCCTGTCCTCTTAGGGATTACGAAGGCCTCTCTCAATACCGATAGCTTTATTTCTGCAGCAAGTTTCCAAGAGACCACTCGGGTGCTAACAGAAGCTGCGATCGAAGGGAAGTCTGACTGGTTAAGAGGCCTCAAAGAAAACGTGATCATCGGTCGCCTGATTCCGGCTGGAACCGGCTTCAATGCCTATGAGGAACCGGCACCTGTGGACGTTGATTCGACGGTTCCCTACGAAGGCGCGCTCATTGATGATGCCTTAGCACGAGATGTTGTGCTGGATGATCAAACTGCTCGTACCTACGAATTAGAGAGTGGCTTAGGCATCTTGCAGGATGACGATATTGTAGGCATGCCTCCCGAGCAAACTTCAGGTGAAAACGGGGGGAAACCTGCTTTACCCAATAATGCCATCCTGGCGGATGACGTTCTGATTGACGATAACAGTGAAGCTCTCTAA
- a CDS encoding DNA-directed RNA polymerase subunit gamma, giving the protein MPKLEQRFDYVKIGLASPERVRQWGERTLPNGMVVGEVTKPETINYRTLKPEMDGLFCERIFGPQKDWECHCGKYKRVRHRGIVCERCGVEVTESRVRRHRMGYIKLAAPVAHVWYLKGIPSYIAILLDMPLRDVEQIVYFNAYVVLDPGNADNLSYKQLLTEDQWLEIEDQLYDEDSQLVGVEVGIGAEALQRLLQDLNLEEEAEKLRENIAVSKGQKRAKLIKRLRVIDNFIATGSKPEWMVISVIPVIPPDLRPMVQLDGGRFATSDLNDLYRRVINRNNRLARLQEILAPEIIVRNEKRMLQEAVDALIDNGRRGRTVVGANNRPLKSLSDIIEGKQGRFRQNLLGKRVDYSGRSVIVVGPKLKIHQCGLPREMAIELFQPFVIHRLIRQGLVNNIKAAKKLIQRNDPSVWDVLEEVIESHPVLLNRAPTLHRLGIQSFEPILVEGRAIQLHPLVCPAFNADFDGDQMAVHVPLSLEAQAEARLLMLASNNILSPATGRPIVTPSQDMVLGCYYLTAENPYQQKGAGRIFSSMEDAVLAFEQGLIDLHAEVWLRFDGPVEADGKEELIEETQDADGSIRRLYSHRRTREEADGSLISQYVKTTTGRIIYNKAVHDALAS; this is encoded by the coding sequence ATGCCTAAGTTGGAACAGCGGTTTGATTACGTCAAAATTGGATTGGCCTCTCCTGAACGGGTTCGCCAATGGGGCGAGCGCACTTTGCCAAACGGCATGGTTGTTGGCGAGGTGACAAAACCTGAGACAATCAACTACCGTACCTTGAAACCTGAAATGGATGGGCTCTTTTGTGAGCGCATCTTTGGGCCCCAAAAAGATTGGGAGTGCCACTGCGGTAAGTACAAGCGGGTTCGGCACCGGGGGATTGTGTGTGAGCGCTGTGGGGTAGAAGTTACCGAATCACGCGTACGCCGCCACCGAATGGGCTATATCAAGTTAGCCGCCCCAGTTGCCCACGTGTGGTACCTCAAGGGAATTCCAAGTTACATCGCCATCCTTCTGGATATGCCTCTGCGGGATGTCGAGCAGATTGTTTATTTCAATGCCTATGTGGTGTTGGATCCGGGTAATGCAGACAATTTGTCCTACAAGCAACTGCTCACAGAAGATCAGTGGCTTGAGATTGAAGATCAGCTTTATGACGAAGATTCTCAGCTCGTGGGGGTTGAGGTCGGGATTGGTGCAGAGGCGCTGCAGCGCTTACTACAAGACCTCAACTTAGAGGAAGAGGCCGAAAAGCTGAGGGAAAATATCGCTGTTTCCAAAGGGCAGAAGCGGGCTAAGTTAATCAAGCGCTTGAGGGTCATTGATAACTTTATTGCCACAGGTTCGAAGCCAGAATGGATGGTGATCAGCGTCATTCCGGTGATTCCCCCCGATTTGCGCCCTATGGTGCAGTTAGATGGTGGGCGCTTTGCGACCTCTGACCTCAATGACCTCTATCGACGAGTCATTAACCGCAACAACCGTCTAGCCCGGCTTCAGGAAATCCTGGCTCCCGAGATCATTGTGCGCAATGAGAAACGAATGCTTCAGGAAGCAGTCGATGCCTTGATTGATAATGGGCGTCGAGGGCGAACGGTTGTTGGGGCAAATAATCGGCCTTTGAAGTCCCTTTCCGACATTATCGAGGGTAAGCAAGGGCGTTTCCGTCAGAATCTGCTCGGTAAGCGGGTTGACTACTCTGGTCGTTCTGTCATTGTGGTGGGGCCGAAACTGAAGATTCATCAGTGTGGCTTACCTAGAGAGATGGCGATCGAGTTATTCCAGCCATTCGTGATTCACCGTCTGATTCGGCAGGGTCTGGTCAACAATATTAAGGCTGCGAAGAAACTAATTCAGCGTAATGACCCCAGCGTCTGGGATGTGCTTGAAGAGGTGATTGAAAGCCATCCAGTCTTGCTGAACCGGGCCCCTACTCTGCACCGATTAGGGATTCAATCCTTTGAACCCATTTTGGTGGAAGGACGCGCTATTCAGCTCCATCCACTGGTTTGTCCTGCTTTTAACGCTGACTTTGATGGCGACCAGATGGCTGTACATGTGCCGCTGTCTCTAGAAGCCCAAGCAGAAGCACGCTTACTGATGCTGGCTTCTAACAATATTCTTTCTCCGGCAACGGGCAGACCCATTGTGACCCCTAGCCAAGACATGGTACTGGGATGTTATTACTTAACCGCTGAAAATCCTTATCAGCAAAAAGGCGCAGGCCGGATCTTCAGCAGCATGGAAGATGCTGTATTGGCCTTTGAGCAAGGGTTGATTGATCTTCATGCTGAGGTTTGGCTGCGCTTTGATGGGCCAGTTGAAGCCGATGGCAAAGAAGAACTCATTGAGGAAACCCAGGACGCGGATGGAAGCATCCGGCGTCTTTACAGCCATCGGCGAACGCGCGAAGAAGCTGATGGGAGTTTAATTTCTCAATACGTTAAAACGACAACGGGCCGAATTATCTACAACAAAGCAGTTCACGATGCCCTAGCTAGCTAA